Proteins co-encoded in one Spirosoma endbachense genomic window:
- a CDS encoding class I SAM-dependent methyltransferase — protein sequence MTLKEEYKNQNMWRNWAAYLQKIPLVSGETILDLGCGLGYVTKLMADKALQVIGIDSNTELLAEATKLNKASNSRYVQQDLRRINPQDLPLADGIWTSFTVAYFPDFVPVLQQWLALLKPTGWIAIVEISDLFAHYPIRSTTRDMLRNYYDQQRRAGIYDFEMGSKVKDILVHEGLSITHEENMSDKELSFNGPADEQIVLAWEARLNRLVGFQNQFDKDTYPGFKREFLASLLDAEHVCTTEVKFIIARK from the coding sequence ATGACACTTAAGGAAGAATATAAAAATCAAAACATGTGGCGAAATTGGGCTGCCTATCTCCAGAAAATCCCACTCGTTTCGGGTGAAACCATTTTGGATTTAGGCTGTGGTCTAGGCTATGTGACGAAGCTTATGGCTGACAAAGCGTTACAAGTAATCGGTATTGATTCAAACACTGAATTATTAGCCGAAGCGACTAAACTAAATAAGGCCAGTAACAGTCGCTATGTTCAGCAAGATCTCCGACGTATTAATCCGCAAGATCTGCCACTCGCTGATGGCATTTGGACGAGTTTTACCGTAGCCTATTTTCCTGATTTTGTGCCTGTTCTCCAGCAGTGGCTAGCGCTGCTGAAGCCTACGGGTTGGATTGCCATCGTTGAAATAAGTGATTTGTTTGCCCATTATCCAATCCGTTCAACGACCCGCGACATGTTAAGAAACTACTATGATCAGCAAAGAAGAGCCGGTATTTATGATTTTGAAATGGGCAGTAAAGTGAAGGATATATTAGTCCATGAGGGCTTATCCATCACTCATGAGGAAAACATGTCTGATAAAGAGCTCTCCTTTAACGGACCAGCTGATGAACAAATAGTGCTAGCTTGGGAAGCTAGGTTAAATAGACTGGTAGGTTTTCAAAATCAGTTTGATAAAGACACTTATCCAGGCTTTAAACGTGAATTTTTAGCGAGTCTGCTTGATGCGGAGCATGTTTGTACTACTGAAGTGAAGTTTATAATTGCCCGAAAATAA
- a CDS encoding SusC/RagA family TonB-linked outer membrane protein gives MHSPLPVRPERQSWTLFLIALVTLGPLPTRAQVLAQNSSTVPIARQAETYRLTDAIQQLKVRYRVNILFEERALRNLYVSAQATQPQATLEASLTALLQPHGLHYRKVKNNYVIVTGDTDRKRQSTTVDLTSTTSNELTQSATTPSQSVERQDDRLVTGRVTDEKGAGMPGVSVSIKNTTRGTTTDAEGKFRLSIPTGDGTATTLVFSFVGYLNQELALGNRSRIDLQLMPDQKSLDEVVVVGYGTVKKSDLTGSLTQVKAKDLNAYPTTNVLQALSGRAAGVQVLQNTGAPGAPVSVRIRGTNSVQGSNEPLYVVDGFPLSGSNPTVLNNADIENIEILKDASATAIYGSRGANGVVIITTKRGKAGKTRVDFESSYSSQSLRKKLDLMNAQEYALLYNEQTVNDKEKPYFTQAQIDALGKGVDWQSLIFRQAPMKTATLTVSGGTEKTQFSVSGSAFGQDGIIIGSNFNRYSLRANLSHEISKKVSLSLSSTLTRIQSDRKNSGGGGRGNTLISSILSAPPTLTPYKDDGTYRIFILENPPSASQNPLTFIHEQTDRVKSNRVLTNAALEYKPLEGLSIRIAGGIENTDERNDAYTTRNFVSSQGSASVGTSQFTSLLSENTISYTKTLHQKHSLAAVAGFTYQKFLTTSLGASGTGFISDASQTYDMGSATTPGIPSSSYAESSLVSYLGRVNYAFNNKYLATISFRTDGSSKYSTGNKWGYFPSTALAWRVSNEDFFKSVSFISDLKLRAGWGMTGSQAIDAYATLNQLGSGKTVFDNALYTFYAPGTRLPGNLKWETTEQMDIGVDIGLLQNRINLTADYYVKNTRDLLNTVQLPASLGFTTTIQNIGQVQNKGIEVGIDAKILTGSLKWDVNANISFNRNKVVKLYNGQDVLGGTVAVTIVNDVANILREGRPIGQFWGYLEDGYDDKGKIKYKDLDGDGGITIKDKTYIGDPNPGFIYGVNSTLSYRHFDLSFFLQGVQGNDLFNSSSINNTIDYGNALNMPREVYLNHWTPTNTTAKYPIISRSVSGNVSNRWIEPGSYMRLKNIQIGYTIPTRKLGLSWVQSLQIYASGQNLLTLTKYSWWDPEVNSNGGANSTAQGFDYFSYPTAKAITVGLRAGF, from the coding sequence ATGCACTCTCCTTTACCTGTTCGTCCTGAACGCCAATCGTGGACGCTTTTTCTTATTGCTTTAGTGACACTAGGCCCACTACCTACCAGGGCACAGGTACTAGCCCAGAATAGCTCAACCGTACCAATCGCCCGCCAGGCTGAAACATACCGCTTAACGGACGCCATTCAGCAGCTTAAGGTTCGCTATCGCGTCAACATTCTGTTTGAAGAGCGCGCCCTGCGCAATTTGTATGTATCGGCCCAGGCCACTCAACCACAGGCCACCCTCGAAGCCAGTCTAACCGCTTTACTTCAACCACACGGCCTGCATTACCGGAAAGTAAAAAATAACTACGTTATCGTGACGGGCGATACGGATCGAAAACGGCAATCGACTACGGTTGATCTTACCTCTACTACCAGCAACGAGCTTACCCAATCGGCAACAACGCCTAGTCAATCGGTAGAGCGCCAGGATGATCGACTGGTGACAGGCCGGGTAACCGATGAAAAAGGAGCCGGAATGCCGGGCGTCAGCGTGTCCATTAAAAATACAACGCGCGGCACCACAACGGATGCTGAAGGGAAATTCAGGCTATCAATTCCCACGGGTGATGGCACGGCCACTACGCTGGTATTTTCATTTGTTGGGTATCTGAATCAGGAACTGGCGCTTGGCAATCGCAGCCGTATCGATTTGCAGCTTATGCCTGACCAAAAGTCCCTGGACGAAGTGGTGGTCGTCGGGTATGGAACCGTCAAAAAAAGTGATCTGACTGGTTCACTGACCCAGGTCAAAGCCAAAGACCTGAATGCTTACCCTACCACAAATGTCTTACAGGCCTTATCGGGTCGGGCGGCTGGCGTGCAGGTGCTGCAAAATACCGGAGCGCCCGGTGCGCCGGTCAGTGTACGAATCCGGGGAACCAACTCGGTCCAGGGCAGCAATGAACCGCTGTACGTAGTGGATGGTTTCCCGCTGTCGGGTAGCAACCCTACGGTGCTGAATAATGCGGACATTGAAAACATTGAGATTTTAAAAGATGCTTCAGCAACGGCCATTTATGGGTCCCGAGGTGCCAACGGCGTCGTGATTATTACTACAAAACGAGGGAAAGCGGGCAAAACACGCGTGGATTTTGAATCCAGCTATAGCTCGCAATCCCTGCGAAAGAAGCTGGACTTGATGAATGCCCAGGAGTACGCGCTTCTGTATAATGAGCAGACCGTCAACGATAAAGAGAAGCCGTATTTCACCCAGGCGCAGATCGATGCGCTGGGAAAAGGAGTCGACTGGCAGTCGCTTATTTTTCGGCAAGCCCCGATGAAGACGGCCACGCTGACCGTTTCGGGAGGAACCGAAAAAACACAGTTTTCTGTGTCGGGAAGCGCGTTTGGCCAGGATGGCATTATCATTGGGAGCAATTTTAACCGGTATTCATTACGGGCCAATCTTAGTCATGAAATCAGTAAAAAAGTTAGCCTGAGCCTGTCCAGTACGCTCACTCGGATTCAGTCTGATCGAAAAAACAGCGGTGGTGGTGGTCGGGGAAATACGCTGATCTCCTCCATTCTTTCCGCTCCGCCTACGCTTACGCCTTATAAGGATGACGGCACCTACCGAATTTTTATTCTGGAAAACCCACCCAGCGCGTCGCAAAATCCACTGACCTTCATCCATGAACAAACCGATCGGGTGAAGTCGAACCGGGTTTTAACGAATGCCGCGCTGGAATATAAACCGCTCGAAGGGCTCAGTATTCGGATTGCGGGCGGCATTGAAAATACAGATGAACGTAATGACGCCTACACAACCCGAAACTTTGTCAGTTCGCAGGGGAGTGCCAGTGTTGGCACCAGCCAGTTTACCAGCCTGCTCAGCGAAAATACGATTTCGTATACCAAAACGCTCCATCAAAAGCATTCGCTGGCAGCGGTGGCAGGGTTCACCTATCAAAAATTTTTAACCACCTCGCTGGGCGCTAGTGGAACGGGGTTTATTAGTGATGCCAGCCAGACCTACGATATGGGTTCGGCCACTACACCCGGCATCCCTTCGTCAAGCTATGCCGAATCGTCCCTGGTTTCCTACCTGGGGCGTGTCAATTATGCGTTCAACAATAAATACCTGGCTACGATTAGTTTCCGAACGGACGGATCATCGAAATACAGTACGGGCAATAAGTGGGGGTATTTTCCCTCAACCGCGCTAGCCTGGCGCGTGTCAAACGAGGACTTTTTTAAGTCAGTCTCCTTCATTTCTGATCTGAAACTACGAGCCGGTTGGGGTATGACGGGTAGTCAGGCCATTGATGCGTATGCAACCCTCAATCAGTTAGGGTCTGGAAAAACAGTTTTCGATAATGCACTCTACACGTTCTACGCGCCCGGCACGCGCCTACCCGGCAATTTGAAATGGGAAACGACCGAGCAAATGGATATTGGGGTAGATATTGGCCTGTTGCAAAACCGCATTAATCTAACAGCCGATTACTACGTCAAAAACACCCGGGATCTGCTCAATACGGTTCAGTTGCCAGCCTCATTAGGGTTTACAACCACCATTCAGAACATAGGCCAGGTTCAGAATAAAGGAATTGAAGTAGGGATTGATGCTAAAATCCTGACCGGTAGCCTGAAATGGGATGTTAACGCGAACATTTCATTCAATCGGAACAAAGTCGTTAAACTCTACAATGGTCAGGATGTCTTGGGCGGAACGGTGGCCGTAACGATCGTCAATGATGTGGCCAATATTCTGCGTGAAGGACGGCCCATTGGCCAGTTCTGGGGCTATCTGGAAGATGGATACGATGATAAAGGAAAGATAAAATACAAGGATCTGGACGGCGACGGCGGGATTACCATCAAAGACAAAACCTACATTGGCGATCCTAATCCAGGCTTCATTTATGGGGTCAATTCAACGCTTTCCTACCGGCATTTCGACCTGAGTTTTTTTCTACAGGGTGTGCAGGGAAATGATCTATTCAATAGTAGCTCGATCAATAATACCATTGATTACGGCAACGCCCTGAACATGCCCCGTGAAGTTTACCTAAATCACTGGACACCCACCAATACAACGGCCAAGTATCCCATTATAAGCCGGTCCGTATCCGGCAACGTATCGAATCGGTGGATTGAACCTGGATCGTATATGCGGCTGAAAAATATCCAGATTGGCTATACCATTCCTACCCGAAAACTGGGACTAAGCTGGGTTCAGAGCCTTCAGATCTATGCCAGCGGGCAAAATTTACTCACGCTGACCAAGTATTCCTGGTGGGACCCCGAAGTAAACTCGAACGGGGGCGCAAACTCCACCGCGCAGGGCTTCGATTATTTCAGCTACCCCACTGCCAAAGCCATTACGGTTGGCCTTCGCGCCGGATTTTAA
- a CDS encoding FecR family protein: MNEPQAYPTKASLFAYFAHQATPLERQQIESWLMTEQGATLYFTYLDEWERQHPQFQPDLNRARERFTQFMHQTAQEPKSGHFDPAPLLTESPVTLQRTSWLQSSGWLAVAASILLVVGLWLSAESWYYKTWSNGFHQLQSIQLPDGSAVELGAHSSLRYPRFGFGWGTRRVWLTGEAQFQITHQANAQRFQVHTPDQTIIEVLGTVFVVNSRRNTTRVMLKTGRISLTTPQSNQPLMLTPGDLVTVSIGQKLHKQQADKVSTQVTWHDHQFVFHDTPLQDIVVQLHDTFGVTVQILQPELMNRSVSGTFQAETADDLLQALKLMMNLEINDSSTGFTLTQPIQ, encoded by the coding sequence ATGAATGAGCCGCAAGCATACCCAACCAAAGCAAGCCTTTTTGCTTATTTTGCCCATCAGGCCACGCCATTAGAACGGCAACAGATTGAGTCCTGGCTAATGACCGAGCAGGGAGCTACCTTGTATTTTACGTATCTGGATGAATGGGAACGGCAGCATCCGCAGTTTCAGCCCGACCTGAATCGGGCTCGTGAGCGGTTTACCCAGTTCATGCACCAGACTGCTCAAGAGCCCAAATCAGGCCATTTCGATCCGGCCCCTTTGCTAACGGAATCCCCAGTCACCCTCCAGCGTACCAGTTGGCTACAATCGTCTGGATGGCTGGCTGTAGCGGCTTCGATCCTGCTGGTCGTTGGCTTATGGCTATCGGCGGAGTCCTGGTACTACAAAACCTGGAGTAACGGGTTCCACCAACTTCAATCGATTCAGTTGCCGGATGGATCAGCGGTAGAATTGGGGGCCCATTCATCGTTACGTTACCCCCGCTTTGGTTTTGGCTGGGGCACACGGCGGGTCTGGCTAACGGGCGAAGCGCAGTTTCAAATAACCCACCAAGCCAACGCGCAACGCTTCCAGGTACATACGCCCGATCAGACGATTATTGAAGTATTGGGGACCGTGTTTGTGGTGAACAGCCGTCGCAACACCACCCGGGTTATGCTCAAAACGGGGCGAATCAGTCTGACTACGCCCCAGTCAAACCAGCCGCTGATGCTGACACCAGGCGATTTGGTAACCGTTTCGATCGGGCAAAAACTACACAAACAGCAGGCAGATAAAGTATCGACTCAAGTTACCTGGCATGATCACCAGTTCGTTTTTCACGATACACCCTTACAGGATATAGTTGTTCAACTGCACGATACATTTGGCGTGACCGTTCAAATTCTCCAGCCTGAATTGATGAACCGCTCCGTGTCTGGTACGTTCCAGGCTGAAACGGCTGACGATCTGCTGCAAGCGCTGAAACTGATGATGAATCTGGAAATCAACGATTCATCAACCGGCTTTACGCTCACGCAGCCCATTCAGTAA
- a CDS encoding RNA polymerase sigma-70 factor: MAPGLPFDLPGDNFSHHPDPVAGAVPPKPDDELLIRHAFQTDAYQGCDLLFRRYYHPLCSQAVRFVYDKALAEDIVAELFQTFWQKRIYERIDYSYRAYLYRAVRQNCLLFLQREAGQTISTDQLIPADLLIDPASPSDQIQFDELNERIEVTINALSSPVRRVFLLSRFEGRKNQEIADELHISLKTVEAHVTKALALFRKVLLP; this comes from the coding sequence ATGGCACCTGGCCTTCCTTTTGACTTACCCGGCGATAACTTTTCTCACCACCCGGATCCAGTTGCGGGTGCGGTGCCGCCGAAACCGGACGACGAATTATTGATTCGACATGCTTTCCAGACGGATGCATATCAGGGGTGCGATTTGCTATTTCGCCGGTATTACCATCCCTTATGCAGTCAGGCAGTACGGTTCGTTTATGATAAAGCGCTGGCGGAAGATATCGTAGCCGAACTTTTTCAGACCTTTTGGCAAAAAAGGATCTACGAACGTATCGATTATTCGTACCGGGCCTACCTCTACCGGGCTGTTCGTCAGAATTGCCTGCTATTCCTGCAACGGGAAGCGGGACAAACGATCTCAACAGATCAGTTAATCCCGGCAGATTTATTAATTGACCCCGCTTCACCAAGTGACCAGATCCAATTCGATGAACTCAATGAACGGATCGAAGTGACCATCAATGCACTGAGTTCGCCCGTTCGCCGGGTGTTTCTACTGAGCCGCTTCGAAGGCCGCAAAAATCAGGAAATCGCCGATGAGCTACACATTTCGTTAAAAACCGTCGAAGCGCACGTAACGAAAGCCCTCGCCCTTTTTCGTAAAGTTCTACTGCCATGA
- a CDS encoding FecR family protein: MKKYSSYDAPDFAADEFFQEWVLRPNKSSERFWRQWLSDHPGSQSTLWEAAEWVIAIHSMYPDDLTEECRKQEIIKLFEKKAPKKIRWFHIAGQTGYWLRAVAVCILLSGLLGWYYTSTFHTVDYTTPFGHAPDEMVISENKSEKAVTILLDDGSAITLDTGSSIRYPKNIRYSVRKVELTGSAFFDVARNTEKPFLVIAGETLTKVLGTSFRIKCSRNKVVVAVKTGQVSVRSNADRGSTDADVLLTQNQQVVYDSQSENFRSGKVEVPWGLPDMRNVQLVPDLEDTLVSELFRRLEMSYGVQISYNETSFSDCRITTQFTDETLRQKLQAICSVTKATFRFEDGRIVIEGACQ; the protein is encoded by the coding sequence ATGAAAAAATACAGTTCGTATGACGCGCCTGATTTTGCGGCAGATGAGTTTTTCCAGGAATGGGTACTCCGGCCCAACAAGTCAAGCGAGCGATTTTGGAGACAATGGCTCTCAGATCATCCCGGCTCCCAAAGCACACTTTGGGAAGCCGCAGAATGGGTCATAGCCATTCACTCGATGTATCCGGATGACCTTACAGAAGAATGCAGGAAGCAGGAAATAATTAAGCTTTTTGAGAAAAAAGCTCCAAAAAAAATACGGTGGTTTCACATCGCCGGCCAAACTGGTTACTGGCTACGCGCAGTTGCCGTTTGTATCCTTTTGTCAGGTTTGCTAGGTTGGTATTATACTTCAACTTTTCATACTGTAGACTACACGACTCCGTTCGGGCATGCGCCGGATGAAATGGTCATCAGCGAGAACAAATCTGAAAAAGCCGTTACAATTTTGCTTGATGATGGCAGCGCGATCACACTCGATACCGGAAGCTCTATTAGATATCCCAAAAATATTAGATACTCAGTCAGGAAAGTTGAGCTGACAGGGAGTGCTTTTTTTGATGTTGCTCGAAATACAGAGAAACCATTTCTGGTAATTGCCGGCGAGACGTTGACCAAAGTCCTTGGCACAAGTTTCAGGATCAAATGTAGTCGTAATAAAGTAGTCGTAGCTGTTAAAACCGGTCAAGTTTCCGTGCGTTCCAATGCGGATCGGGGTAGTACAGATGCAGACGTCCTCCTCACCCAGAATCAACAAGTCGTTTACGACAGCCAAAGTGAAAATTTTCGATCGGGTAAGGTGGAAGTCCCCTGGGGCCTGCCGGACATGCGAAATGTTCAGCTAGTACCTGACTTGGAGGATACGCTTGTCTCCGAGCTTTTTCGGAGGCTTGAAATGAGTTACGGAGTCCAAATATCCTATAATGAAACAAGTTTTTCAGATTGCCGTATCACCACCCAATTTACTGATGAAACACTACGGCAGAAATTACAGGCAATCTGCTCAGTTACCAAAGCGACTTTCAGATTTGAAGATGGACGCATTGTAATCGAAGGTGCCTGCCAGTAA
- a CDS encoding toprim domain-containing protein, protein MTLLDERALFNHVLMDYVMSRCIPPALAKRYLYEIRYLNKNRAYYAVGFKTDKDSYSYALRSKLFKGWLGVSAIRTIPVAGSDEIDLFEGFFDFLSYLTMSLFVRPVCTTIILNSTTNLKQALATLEGAKRINCFFDNDTAGRAAYGNLQAVGFPVKDRSSLYATYNDLNEVIQQKSL, encoded by the coding sequence ATGACCTTGCTGGACGAACGAGCCTTATTTAACCACGTTCTGATGGATTATGTCATGAGCCGGTGCATTCCACCAGCACTTGCCAAACGATACCTCTATGAGATTCGCTACCTCAATAAAAACCGGGCGTATTACGCCGTTGGCTTCAAGACCGATAAGGATAGCTACAGCTACGCCCTGCGATCCAAGCTGTTCAAAGGCTGGTTAGGTGTCAGTGCGATCCGAACCATTCCAGTAGCAGGCTCCGACGAGATTGATTTGTTTGAAGGCTTTTTTGATTTCCTGTCTTACCTAACCATGAGCCTGTTTGTACGTCCGGTTTGCACAACGATCATTCTTAATTCCACGACCAACCTAAAGCAAGCCCTGGCAACGCTGGAAGGCGCGAAACGCATCAACTGTTTTTTTGACAATGACACTGCCGGACGTGCGGCCTATGGCAACTTACAGGCTGTTGGTTTCCCTGTTAAAGACCGCTCAAGTCTATACGCAACTTACAATGATTTGAATGAGGTAATACAGCAAAAGTCCTTATAG
- a CDS encoding helix-turn-helix domain-containing protein: MKYVEYPLSPLLKPFVNRVWEFEMDVPMGEVIHQPDCCTATTHFLFNLKPPFKTKRGDQLIQANATNLITPLTQPVINRLEGTHLHIGVEFTLTGFYRLWQIPLYAISLSDTVLYDLQAVIGPEALGVYNQLGEAQTTAQRFDLMENFLLGHITSKPTKAGLVEGVEQLVQQAPESVRIDQLIKQLYCSKSTLLRHFNEQLGISPKTYLRIQRFQRVRHQLLDKPGWSWQTGLVHVDYYDQAHFINEFVAFSGRSPSRYRNSMNEVEDFFSKCFH; this comes from the coding sequence ATGAAATACGTTGAATATCCCCTTAGTCCCCTGTTAAAGCCCTTTGTTAACCGAGTCTGGGAGTTTGAAATGGACGTACCGATGGGTGAAGTGATCCATCAGCCTGACTGTTGCACCGCCACGACTCACTTCCTGTTTAATCTGAAGCCCCCCTTTAAAACAAAGCGGGGTGATCAACTCATTCAGGCCAATGCGACGAATTTGATTACGCCCCTCACCCAGCCTGTCATCAATAGGTTAGAAGGGACTCATTTACATATTGGCGTCGAGTTTACCCTCACGGGTTTTTATCGACTGTGGCAAATTCCCTTATATGCCATCAGTTTGTCGGATACTGTACTCTATGATTTACAAGCGGTTATCGGGCCAGAAGCGCTTGGGGTCTATAACCAATTAGGGGAAGCCCAGACAACGGCCCAACGATTTGATTTGATGGAAAATTTTTTACTTGGGCACATCACCAGCAAACCCACCAAGGCGGGGTTAGTAGAGGGGGTTGAACAGCTCGTTCAGCAAGCACCCGAATCCGTAAGGATTGATCAGCTCATTAAGCAACTGTATTGTAGCAAGAGTACGCTGTTGCGTCATTTTAACGAGCAACTCGGCATTTCCCCGAAAACGTACCTTCGTATCCAGCGGTTTCAACGAGTCCGCCACCAATTGCTTGACAAACCGGGCTGGAGCTGGCAAACTGGGTTGGTCCATGTCGATTATTACGATCAAGCCCACTTTATCAACGAATTCGTGGCCTTTTCGGGCCGGTCGCCTTCCCGTTATAGAAATAGCATGAATGAGGTAGAGGATTTTTTTTCTAAATGCTTTCACTAA
- a CDS encoding RNA polymerase sigma factor has translation MEHLDSKSTHQINEEGLWNLFLEGDRAALGEIANRHYNKLYNYGTRFTQDKDFVRDCLQELFMELWERRDKLSKIQYVKPYLLTSLRHKLINESFKLKRFKQYEELPFLSDVTEKPIELSIIELESSWENAMRLKTIISGLTSRQQEIIYLRFYQGLEFVEITQIMNMERQSVANLLHRSLRDIRDKWRAAEFSTPLLLFFLPTTLFIINYLLTNLKKSIIL, from the coding sequence TTGGAACATCTGGATTCGAAATCGACACATCAAATCAATGAAGAAGGTTTGTGGAATCTGTTTCTGGAAGGAGATCGGGCCGCTTTAGGCGAGATAGCTAACAGGCATTACAATAAACTTTACAACTACGGAACCCGATTTACCCAGGATAAAGATTTTGTGCGGGACTGCTTGCAGGAGCTTTTTATGGAATTATGGGAAAGGAGAGACAAGCTTTCGAAGATCCAGTATGTAAAACCCTACTTGCTGACATCGCTACGGCATAAGCTGATTAATGAATCCTTTAAATTGAAGCGATTTAAGCAATACGAAGAGCTGCCGTTTCTGTCTGATGTTACTGAAAAGCCAATTGAATTGTCAATTATTGAACTCGAATCGTCTTGGGAAAATGCGATGAGGCTCAAAACTATTATTTCCGGACTCACGAGCAGGCAACAGGAAATAATATACCTCAGGTTTTATCAGGGGCTGGAATTTGTAGAAATCACCCAGATTATGAACATGGAACGACAGAGCGTCGCAAATCTGCTTCACCGTTCTTTAAGGGACATACGTGATAAATGGCGTGCTGCGGAATTTTCAACGCCCTTGCTATTATTTTTCTTACCAACTACCCTATTCATTATCAACTACTTACTAACTAATTTAAAAAAAAGCATCATTCTATGA
- a CDS encoding PAS domain-containing protein encodes MSFNYYPSYQKSAPFYPSVAYEITLLERAQHLAKRKQEAHFCQLNHTFKWAIDRQQQAAYLKSMQLGFTLILTDVSNRILWTSHNILSMTGYGSQEVIGQTPKLLQGPDTDPLVTRHIGNSIRQAQAVQVDLVNYRKNGQAYMCRLAIEPLHNKDGKLTHFLAEVKEETNS; translated from the coding sequence ATGAGTTTCAACTATTATCCATCTTATCAGAAGAGTGCGCCATTCTATCCGTCTGTAGCTTATGAGATTACTTTGCTGGAGAGAGCACAACACCTCGCAAAACGAAAACAGGAAGCTCATTTCTGCCAATTAAATCACACATTTAAGTGGGCTATAGATCGGCAGCAGCAAGCGGCCTATTTAAAAAGTATGCAACTAGGCTTTACCTTAATCTTGACAGATGTATCGAATAGAATCCTATGGACAAGCCATAATATCTTGAGCATGACAGGCTATGGGTCCCAGGAAGTGATCGGTCAAACACCCAAGTTACTTCAGGGCCCCGATACGGATCCACTCGTAACACGTCATATAGGTAACTCCATTCGACAAGCACAAGCCGTGCAAGTTGACCTAGTGAATTATCGTAAAAATGGTCAAGCTTATATGTGCCGTCTTGCGATTGAGCCTTTACATAACAAAGACGGTAAATTAACCCACTTTCTAGCTGAAGTTAAAGAAGAAACGAATTCATGA
- a CDS encoding lmo0937 family membrane protein, which translates to MGNLLYTIAVVLIIIWLLGFFGILGAGIAGSGLIHILLVIAVIAIIFRLIQGRSV; encoded by the coding sequence ATGGGCAATCTTCTGTATACAATCGCTGTGGTGCTGATTATTATTTGGCTCTTAGGCTTTTTTGGTATTTTAGGGGCGGGCATTGCGGGTAGCGGGCTGATTCACATTCTATTAGTAATTGCTGTGATTGCCATTATTTTTCGGTTGATTCAAGGTCGAAGCGTCTAA